The Mercurialis annua linkage group LG8, ddMerAnnu1.2, whole genome shotgun sequence genome window below encodes:
- the LOC126660857 gene encoding probable sodium/metabolite cotransporter BASS4, chloroplastic, whose amino-acid sequence MSVCKTFFCSITSSQFPTVSPVSVLVEFFFFNFLCFTSILLSRHLSKMAGIVHSLFFSPNSPKTPSIRHRNSRFRPVSSNPYSLNHRSSSIPLPLRIKACQKPNKENNDKVSAKGLVWGQSLLNFVDNNFLPLALIGGVVVGLANPSLGCVADKYSLSKFSTFGIFFISGLTLRNAEVGAAVEAWLVGVFGLCSILFFTPYLSRIILQIQLQPREFITGLALFCCMPTTLSSGVALTQLAGGNSALALAMTVISNLLGILIIPFSISRFIGADVGVSVPTEQLLKSLALTLLLPLIIGKVVRESSKGCAGFVDRNRKLFSKLNAICLCFVPWIQISRSRSLLLMVRPEVFLVAVGMGILLHVVLFAFNTLAIRGLATVSGGDQSVFAKKENADAFVLVTSQKTLPVLAAVVEQLGGAFGESGLLVLPCVAAHLNQIIMDSFLVNFWLRKDNASKNAKTA is encoded by the exons ATGAGTGTGTGTAAAactttcttttgttcaattacGTCCTCTCAATTTCCAACAGTCTCTCCTGTGAGTGTTttggttgaattttttttttttaattttctgtgTTTCACTTCCATTTTGCTCTCTCGTCATTTATCAAAAATGGCGGGAATCGTTCACTCTCTATTTTTCTCGCCGAACTCCCCCAAAACGCCGTCAATTCGACACCGCAACTCCAGGTTCCGACCAGTATCAAGCAATCCGTACTCTTTGAATCATCGCAGCTCTTCGATTCCTCTCCCCTTGAGAATCAAAGCCTGCCAGAAACCTAACAAG GAAAACAACGACAAAGTTTCAGCCAAAGGCTTAGTTTGGGGACAATCATTGTTGAATTTTGTAGATAATAACTTTCTTCCACTAG cTCTTATTGGTGGAGTAGTAGTAGGACTTGCAAACCCTAGCCTTGGTTGTGTTGCTGATAAATATTCTCTCTCAAAATTTAGCACATTTGGGATATTTTTCATTTCAG GTTTGACACTGCGAAATGCGGAAGTTGGTGCTGCTGTGGAAGCTTGGCTTGTGGGAGTTTTTGGGCTT TGCTCCATTCTATTTTTCACACCGTACCTATCAAGGATAATTTTGCAAATTCAGCTGCAACCTCGTGAATTTATAACAG GACTGGCTTTATTTTGCTGCATGCCTACTACACTATCGAGTGGAGTGGCACTAACTCAG CTTGCTGGAGGAAATTCTGCTCTAGCTTTAGCAATGACAGTGATATCAAATCTTCTGGGAATTTTGATT ATTCCCTtttctatctccagattcataggTGCCGATGTTGGTGTATCTGTTCCAACTGAGCAACTGTTGAAAAGTCTTGCTCTCACTCTTTTACTCCCTCTTATCATTGGAAAG GTTGTTCGCGAATCCTCCAAAG GTTGTGCAGGCTTTGTTGATCGAAACCGTAAGCTTTTCTCAAAGTTGAATGCCATTTGCCTTTGTTTT GTTCCATGGATCCAAATAAGCAGATCAAGGTCACTGCTATTGATGGTTAGGCCTGAAGTTTTCCTTGTAGCTGTTGGTATGGGAAT ATTACTGCATGTCGTCTTATTTGCTTTCAATACTCTTGCAATACGAGGCCTTGCTACTGTATCTGGAGGCGACCAATCAGTTTTCGCTAAGAAAGAAAATGCTGATGCTTTCGTCCTCGTTACAAGCCAg AAAACTCTTCCAgttcttgctgcagtagtggaaCAGCTTGGTGGTGCATTTGGTGAATCTGGGCTGCTGGTCCTTCCTTGTGTTGCTGCACATTTGAATCAG ataatCATGGACTCATTTCTTGTAAATTTCTGGCTGCGAAAGGATAATGCATCAAAAAATGCCAAGACCGCCTGA
- the LOC126660933 gene encoding diphosphomevalonate decarboxylase MVD2, peroxisomal produces MDEKWVRMVTAQTPTNIAVIKYWGKRDETLILPVNDSISVTLDPAHLCTTTTVAVSPAFDQDRMWLNGKEISLSGGRFQNCLREIRARACDIEDEEKGIKISKEDLGKMHLHIASYNNFPTAAGLASSAAGFACLVFSLAKLMNAKEDNSELSAIARQGSGSACRSLFGGFVKWIMGKADDGRDSLAVQLVDEKHWEDLVIIIAVVSSRQKETSSTSGMRESVETSLLLQHRAKEVVPKRIVKMEEAIQKRDFASFSQLTCTDSNQFHAVCLDTCPPIFYMNDTSHRIISCVEKWNRSEETPQVAYTFDAGPNAVLISHNRKAAVQLLQKLLYYFPPDSNTDLNSYVIGDKSILKDAGIEELKDVEALPAPPEIKDAPRFRGDVSYFICTRPGRGPVLLADESQALLNPVTGLPK; encoded by the exons ATGGATGAGAAATGGGTGAGAATGGTGACTGCTCAAACACCTACTAATATAGCTGTTATTAAGTATTGGGGGAAAAGAGATGAGACCTTGATTTTGCCTGTTAATGATAGCATTAGTGTTACTTTAGATCCTGCCCATCTTTGTACTACCACTACTGTTGCTGTCAGTCCTGCTTTTGACCAGGATCGGATGTGGCTTAATGGAAAG GAGATTTCCCTTTCTGGAGGCAGGTTCCAAAATTGCTTACGAGAAATTCGTGCTCGCGCCTGTGATATTGAGGATGAAGAAAAGGGTATCAAGATTTCAAAGGAGGATTTGGGAAAAATGCATCTACATATAGCTTCGTATAACAATTTCCCTACTGCTGCTGGGCTGGCTTCTTCAGCGGCTGGTTTTGCTTGTCTAG TGTTTTCCCTTGCAAAGCTGATGAATGCTAAAGAAGACAATAGTGAGCTCTCTGCTATTGCAAG GCAAGGTTCTGGCAGTGCATGCCGCAGTTTATTTGGTGGATTTGTGAAGTGGATCATGGGAAAA GCGGATGATGGAAGAGACAGCCTTGCAGTTCAACTTGTTGATGAGAAGCATTGGGAGGatcttgttattattattgCCGTG GTAAGTTCACGGCAGAAGGAAACTAGTAGCACCTCAGGAATGCGTGAGAGTGTTGAAACTAGCTTGCTTTTGCAACATAGAGCTAAG gaGGTTGTACCAAAACGCATTGTAAAGATGGAAGAGGCCATTCAAAAGCGTGATTTTGCATCTTTTAGTCAATTAACCTGTACCGATAGTAACCAATTCCATGCTGTCTGCTTGGACACATGCCCTCCAATTTTCTACATGAATGATACATCCCACAG GATAATAAGCTGTGTTGAGAAATGGAATCGTTCTGAAGAAACACCTCAG GTGGCTTATACCTTTGATGCTGGGCCAAACGCAGTTCTAATTTCACATAATAGAAAGGCTGCTGTCCAGTTGTTGCAGAAGCTGCTTTATTATTTCCCACCCGACTCTAATACTGATTTGAACAG TTATGTTATTGGTGATAAGTCAATATTAAAAGATGCTGGGATTGAGGAGTTGAAGGATGTGGAAGCATTGCCAGCCCCTCCGGAAATTAAGGATGCCCCGAGATTCAGAGGGGATGTTAGTTATTTCATCTGCACCAGGCCGGGTAGAGGTCCTGTTTTGCTCGCGGATGAAAGTCAGGCTCTTCTCAACCCTGTTACAGGGCTGCCTAAATAA
- the LOC126661240 gene encoding uncharacterized protein LOC126661240, which produces MLREAIAVVLIVLVAWAYQCTYPPPPKICGSPGGPPVTAPRIKLRDGRYSAYKEHGVSRETAKYKIIYIHGFMSTRHDCAIATNVSPEVFEELGVYIVSFDRPGYGESDPDPKRTPRSLALDVEELADHLGLGSKFYVIGFSMGGQAVWGCLKYIPHRLAGATLLAPVINYWWPGFPANLSTEAYYLQLPQDQWTLRVAHYTRCLTYWWNTQKLFPSSAVAARRPEVFSPKDHELLPLLAGQKSQPEILQQGKFESLHRDMMVGFGKWEFDPMDLENPFPNNEGSVHLWHGGDDRMVPVILQRYIAQKLAWIHYHEVPDAGHMLPYVPGVSEDILKALLHIEK; this is translated from the exons ATGTTAAGAGAAGCTATTGCGGTTGTGTTGATTGTATTGGTGGCATGGGCATACCAGTGCACCTACCCTCCACCTCCCAAGATTTGTGGTAGCCCCGGCGGTCCTCCGGTCACAGCACCTAGAATAAAGCTAAGAGATGGAAGGTATTCGGCCTACAAGGAACATGGTGTATCTAGAGAGACTGCCAAATATAAGATCATATACATTCATGGATTCATGTCTACAAGACATGATTGCGCGATCGCGACGAATGTCTCTCCG GAAGTGTTTGAAGAGCTAGGTGTGTATATTGTGTCTTTTGACCGACCGGGTTATGGAGAAAGTGATCCCGATCCGAAACGGACTCCAAGGAGTTTGGCTCTTGATGTAGAGGAGCTTGCTGATCATTTGGGACTGGGATCTAAATTTTATGTTATAGGATTTTCTATGGGAGGCCAAGCTGTTTGGGGATGCCTTAAGTACATTCCTCACAG GCTAGCAGGAGCAACATTGCTGGCTCCTGTTATCAACTACTGGTGGCCTGGTTTTCCAGCCAACTTGTCTACGGAAGCCTACTACCTACAGCTTCCACAAGACCAATGGACATTGCGCGTTGCTCACTATACTCGGTGCCTGACCTACTGGTGGAATACACAGAAATTATTTCCTTCATCGGCAGTTGCAGCTAGAAGGCCTGAAGTTTTCTCTCCAAAGGATCACGAACTCCTTCCTTTGCTAGCAGGTCAAAAATCCCAG CCTGAGATACTCCAACAGGGAAAATTTGAATCCCTGCATCGTGACATGATGGTAGGATTCGGGAAATGGGAATTTGATCCTATGGATCTTGAGAACCCTTTTCCGAATAACGAAGGCTCAGTTCATCTATGGCATGGAGGTGACGACAGGATGGTGCCAGTCATATTGCAGCGTTACATTGCTCAGAAACTTGCATGGATTCACTACCACGAGGTACCTGATGCTGGACATATGTTACCCTATGTTCCAGGGGTAAGTGAAGACATTTTAAAAGCTCTTCTGCATATTGAGAAGTAG